TGCCTACAGCCTGGCGCGCTTTACGCGCATCGCGCCCGCCTACCTGTTTACGATCCTCGCGTCCTTCGTCATCTTCACGTTCTTCGACCCGCAGTTCGAGTATCAGATCGGCACGCACAATTTGCTGCGTCATCTGTTGTTCATCGGTAACGAGTCTGTCTTCTGGACGATAGGCCCGCAAGTGCAGTTCTATGTCCTGTTCCTGCTGCTGTGGAGCGCGACGGCCCACTATGTGTCGACCAAGAATGCCATGCCACTGATCTTTATCGTCTTCGCCTGCGTGCTGCTGATCATGCTGCGCCGCAGCCTGCCGGGCACGTTTGTGGGCGCCAATCTGCACTACTTTGCCTTTGGCGTACTGGCCGGCGTGGTGCGCCGGAAGATGCACATTGAATTTCACCAGCCGCAGTTGATCAATATCATCCATGTGAGCTTGCTGCTGCTTTTCCTGGGCGTCGAATGCGGCATCATCGAACTCAGTGAGCGCATGACCCATGACAACCTCAGCACGATGGCGATGGCGGTGCTGGTGGCCTTCTTTATTTTTGTCTTTTCCTTCGACTCCCTCAGCGCGCGCCTGCTGTTCGGCAATCCCTTGCTGCGGCTGATGGGAAGCCTGAGTTTTTCACTGTACCTGCTGCACATGCCGGTGCTGTACTGGGTCAAGAAACTGTATCCGGACGATATTGCCCATCCCGTCGTCGTCGCGCTGACTTTCATGCTGATCATTGCGCTGGCGACCCTGTACTTCTATACGGTGGAACGCTATTGCGCGCTGGCCGTGAAAAACCTCGGCAAGAAGTACGCCGGACGGATCGAGGGCATGTTCACGCGCCTGGGCGTCAAGCACAAGGCGACCGTCAGCTGACGCCATGTCCACTTTTTTCTCTCTTTTTACTGATCGGGCGCCGACTTGAAAATTTTGCTTGTGTGTGCCGCCTTTCCTCCGCGCGGCAAAGGGGGCGGGCCGGAAGGCTCGTTCATGATCGCCAGCGGCTTGCTGGCCCAGGGACACGAGGTGCGCGTCGTCACGGTCGGCGACGCCGCCGGCGTGGAACAGTACAAGGGCGTGGAAGTGCATATCGTGCGCTCGCCGAATGTGTACTGGGACTACTTTTTTACCAAACGCCCGGCGGCCTTGAAGATGTTGTGGCATGTGCTGGAAAATTTCAATCCGCGCGCCTACTGGCGCTTGCGCCCGCACGTCAAGGCGTTCCGGCCCGACGTCGTCATGACGGTCAGCATTGAAAACATCAATGTGGCAACCTGGTTGCTGGCGCGCATGCACAAGGTGCCCGTGGTCCACGTCATCCAGAGTTACTTTCTGGCTTGCTGGCGTGGCGGCCTGTTCAGGAACGGCGCCAATTGCACGGGCCAGTGCGGCAGTTGCAAGGTGTTGTCAGTGGGAAAGAAGCCGATGTCGCACCTGGTGGACGGGGTCTTTGGCGAAACGCGTTTTGTTGTCGATCAACATCTGCAACTGGGCTACTTCAAGCACGCCACCTCGGCCGTCATTCCCGGTCCCGTGTTCCCCATCGCGGGGCGGGTGCCCAAGGCGCGCGACGGCAAGCTGGTCGTGGGCTACATGGGCGTGCTGGCGCCGCACAAGGGTGTCGACGTGCTGGCCGATGCGGCGCGCCTGATGGGGCCGAACAGCAATGTACGCTTCCTGATCGGCGGCACGGGCGAAGACGAAGCGTATGTGGCCAGCCTGCGTGAAAAATTCGGCGATGCCGACGTCGAGTTCATGGGCTGGGTCAAGCCCGATGACGTCTATCCGCTGTTCGACGTGCTGGTGGTGCCGTCGAAGTGGAAGGAGCCGTTTGGCCGCATCGTCGTCGAAGCGCTGGCCTACGGCGTGCCCGTCATTTGCGCGCGTTCCGGCGGCATCGCCGAGAGCATCCGCGAAAATGAGAATGGCTACACCTTTGCCTCGGGCCAGCACGACGAACTGATCACCTTGCTACGCGACGTGCTGGAACCGGACGAGCCTGCGCGCATGCGCCTGGCGCAAAATGCGCTGCAGCATTCGCACCGCTTCGATATCGGCACGATCGCCGCGCGCATCAGCGATTTCGTCAGCGCGACCGTGGCCAGCTACAAGGCGCGCCCGTGAGCGGGGCTGCAGCATGAGCGAGAGCAAAGCCGAAGGCGACGTCAAGGCGCCTGGCATGGCGTCCGGCTCCTTCTGGGCCGTGCTCGACAATCTGGCCCAGCAGGGCTTGTCCTTCATCATCTTCGCCATCCTGGCGCGGCTGCTCAACCCTGCCGAATTCGGCTTGTTGACGATTGCCCATTTGTTCATACTGTTCTCGCGCCTGGTCGTGCTCGACGCACTGGCCATGCCCGTGATCCGCGCGAAAGAACCCGATGACGGCGCCTATTCGGCGCTGTTCTGGCGCTGCACGGCAGCCGGCCTGTTGCTGTGCGCCTGCATGTTCCTGAGCGCCGGCCCCGTCTCGGCGCTGTTCAGCGCACCATCGCTGGCGCCCGTGCTGCAAGGCATGAGCCTCTCCATCCTGTTCTTCGGCATGGTGCGTTCATACGAAGCGCGGCTGGTGCGGCAGATGAAATTCAAGCAGCTGGCCATCCGCTCCACCGTGTCCGTCATGCTCGGTGGCGTGCTCGGCATTGCACTGGCCTACCATGGCTGGGGTGCCATGTCGCTGGTGGTGCAGCAAGTGATGGCGGCCGGGCTGGCGCTGCTGCTGGTGGTGCTGCAAAGCGGCTGGCTGCCCAGCCTGGCGTGGCGCGCGCGGCCCAGCCGCTACTGGCATGATGTGCGCCAGGTCAGCGTCTCGGGCATCTTGTCCTTTGCCAACAGCAATGGCGATTCCTTGCTGGTGAGTATCTTTTTGGGGCCGTATGCGACCGGACTGTACAACCTGGCCAAGCGCCTGACGTCGGCCGTGTACCTGGTCATCACGGCGTCGCTGCTGCGCGTGTCGCTGCCCGTGTTCGCCGCCGCCAGCGGCAAGCCCGAGCAGCTGCGCCAGGCTTACCTGCAATTGCTGGCGATGATGCTGTTCCTGATGCTGCCCATGCTGCTGTTCCAGGCCGCCCTGGCCGAGCCGCTGGTGGCAACGGTATTTGGCCAGAAATGGTTGCCGGCCAGCAGTACCATCGCCGCGCTGGCACTGCTGTATTGCCTCTCTTCGGTAGCGGAACTGAACAACTACGTGCTGTTTGCCCTGGGACACAGCCGCTGGCCGCCGCTGCTCGGTATCTTGCAGCTGAGCCTGGCCGTGATCCTGGCCGCCTGCTTCAGCCAGTATGGCTTGCTGGCGATGAGCTTGTCGTTTGCCGCCGCCTACCTGCTGATGTTGCCGTGGTCGCAGCACCTGGCATGCAAGGCCATGGACTTGCCCTGGACGTCCTTCCTGGTGGCGTTGCAGCCTGTCCTGGCGGGCGCTGCGGCACTGTTGCTGACCTTGTACGCGATGGCGCGCTGGTGGCAGGGCAGCGCCATCGTGCTGCTGGTGCTGGCCCTGTTTGCCGGCGCCATCGCCTACCTGCTGCCGATGCTGCTGCTGGGGCGCGCGCTGCGCGGCACGGCAGGGGGCTTTGATCCATTTTCACTGCTCAGGCAATTACGCAATTTGAAGCACCGCGGCGCGGCCGCGGATTGAAGGAGGCGCACAAGCACCATGGAAGCACCAGAAACCATCAACATCAGCCGCTTTCCCGTGCTGAGCACGACGCGCGAGTGGCTGGCGCAGCATTTGCTGGGCGTCATCGCGCGCGGGGAAAAGACGGCGCTGTTTTTTGCCAATACCAACTTTATCGTGAAGAACCGCTTCGTGCTGGAAGCGGATCCCTCGCGCCGCTACCTCATCGTCAACGATGGTGTCGGCATGGATATCGCCGCCAGGCTGATGCAGGGGCGCCGTTTCGCCGCGAATCTGAATGGCACCGATTTCACGCCGTACTTGTTCGGGCAAAGCGCGCAGCCGCTGCGCGTGTTCATGCTGGGCGCGCAACCGGACATCCTGGCCAGGGCGGTGACGCATGTGCGCACGGTGCTGGGGCAGGACGTCGTCGGCAGTTGCGATGGCCATGCCGGCATCGGCAGTGCGCCCGATCTGGTGCGGCAAATCAATGCGACGCGCGCCCAGGTCGTGCTCGTGGCGATGGGCAACCCTATCCAGGAGCGCTGGATACTCGCCCATCAGGATGGCCTGGACGCCAACGTCCTGGTGGGCGTGGGCGCGCTGTTCGACTTCTGGTCCGGCGGCAAGCGGCGCGCGCCCGCTTTTGTGCAGCGCATCCACATGGAGTGGTTTTACCGTTTGCTGCAAGAGCCGCGCCGGCTGCTGCGACGCTATACCTGGGACATCCTGGTATTCCTGCGCGAATGCGTCAGGTACCGCTGACGCGGTTGCCATCAAAGATGGCAGTCTGGCATGTTGCAATGCGCAAAAAATAATATAAAAAAGGTAATAGTGTTGCCAAATTGGTGATATTCTACCGCTTCGGGCAGGCGCAAGCAGAGTTCGGCGTCCCCATAAACATTGGAGCGTGAAATGAAAGCAATGATTTTGGCCGCAGGAAAGGGGACGCGCGTGCGCCCGCTGACCTATGACTTACCCAAGCCCATGATCCCCATCCTGGGCAAGCCCGTGATGGCCTATCTGATCGAGCACCTGGCCAAGTATGGCGTGCGCGACATCATGGTCAATGTCAGTTACCTGCATGAAAAGATCGAAGAGTATTTCGGCGACGGCCACCAGTATGGCGTGCAGATCGGCTACTCGTTCGAAGGCTATATGACCGATGCCGGCGTGGTGGTGCCGCAGCCGATAGGCTCGGCCGGCGGCATGAAGAAGATCCAGGAATTCGGAGGCTTTTTTGACGATACCACCATCGTCCTGTGCGGTGATGCGGTGATCAACCTCGACATCCAGTCGGCCCTGTTCGAGCATCGCCGCAAGGGGGCGCTGGCCAGCGTGATCACGCGCGAAGTGCCGTGGGACAAGGTGTCGAGCTATGGCGTGGTGGTCAGCGACAAGGATGGCCGTATCAAGGCGTTCCAGGAAAAGCCCAGCCAGGAAACGGCCCTGTCGAACCATGTCAGCACCGGCATCTATATTTTCGAGCCTGCCGTGCTGGACTTGATACCGAAGGACACGGTCTTCGACATCGGCTCGGACTTGTTTCCCTTGCTGGCCGAAAAGGGCTTGCCTTTCTACGCCCAGTCGCGCACGTTCAGCTGGATCGATATCGGCAACATCAAGGATTACTGGGAAGTATCGCAAAGCGTCATGATGGGGGAAGTGGCCCACATGGACGTGCCTGGTGTACAGTTGGAAGAGGGCATCTGGGTGGGCTTGAATACGAGCATCGAGTGGGAAGGCACGCACATCGAAGGGCCCGTGTACATCGGCTCGGGCTGCAAGATCGAGGCGGGCGCCACCATCATCGGCCCCACCTGGATCGGTCACGGCAGCCATATCTGTTCCGGTGCGCGCGTGGTGCGCAGCGTGCTTTTTGAATATACGCGCGTGCTGCAGAACATTGCTCTTGAAGAAGTTATCGTCTTCAAGGAATACAGTGTCGACCGCAACGGAGACATGAAACACGTGTCCGAATGCCTGACCGATCAATGGTCGAACGCGCGCGACCGGCGCAGCAAGCGCCGCAGCCCCGTTGAACTTGCATTATTGAAATAAATAGAGGACGTCCACCATGAAGATTTATCCCGTCATCCTGTCCGGCGGCGCCGGCAGCCGCCTCTGGCCCCTGTCGCGCGCAGCGCTGCCCAAGCAGCTGTTGCCGCTGGTATCAGATAAAACCATGCTGCAGGAAACGGCGCTGCGCCTGGCTGGCTGGCCGGAGATGATGGCACCGCTGCTGATCTGTGGCGACGAGCACCGTTTCCTGGTAGCCGAGCAGATGCGCGATATCGCCATCGAACCGCTGGCCATCATGCTCGAATCGGTGGGCCGCAACACGGCGCCGGCCGTCGCCGCCGCCGCCTGGTATTTGCAAGCGCTCGACCCGCAAGCCATCATGCTGGTGTTGCCAGCCGATCACGTCATTGAAGACCGGGCGGTCTTTCATGCGGCCATCGACAAGGCGCTCCAGGCCGCCTCGCAAGGCGCGCTGGCCACCTTCGGCATCGTGCCGACGGCGCCGGAAACGGGTTATGGCTACATCCGTCGCGGTGCCGCCATCGCGGGCAGCGAAGCGTGCTACCAGATTGACCGTTTCGTGGAAAAACCCGATGCGCAGAGCGCGGCCGGTTTTGTTGCCAGCGGCGACTACTACTGGAACAGCGGCATGTTTCTCTTCAGCGCCGCCAGCTATTTGCAGGAATTGACGCAATTCCAGCCCGCCATGGCCGACGCCACCGAAGCGGCAGTGCGCCTGGCTTACCGCGACCTCGATTTCTGCCGCCTGAGCGAGAAGGAGTTCGCCGCCTGTCCCGCCGACTCCATCGATTATGCCGTGATGGAACACACGAGCCGCGCCGTGGTCGTGCCGGCCGATATCGGCTGGAGCGACGTGGGCTCCTGGTCCGCGCTGCGCGAGGTCTTGCCGCGCGATGCAGCCGGCAATGCCGTGCGCGGCGATGTGTACCTGGACGACGTGAGCAATTCGCTGGTGCGCGCCGAAAGCCGCATCGTGGCGCTGATCGGCGTGCAGGATGTGGTCGTGGTGGAAACTGCGGACGCCGTGCTGGTGGTGCACAAGGACCAGGTGCAGCGCGTCAAACAAGTGGTTTCCCACTTGCAAAGCACAGGCCGTACCGAGCATTTGCAGCACACCAAGGTGTATCGTCCATGGGGTTGCTACGAAGGCATCGACCTGGGCGACCGTTTCCAGGTCAAGCGCATTACGGTCAATCCAGGCGGCAAGCTGTCCCTGCAGATGCATCATCACCGCGCCGAACACTGGATCGTCGTCAGCGGCACGGCGCAGGTGACGTGCGGCGATGAAGTCAAGTTGCTGAGTGAAAACCAGTCGACCTACATTCCTATCGGCATGACGCATCGCCTGGAAAATCCCGGCCGCCTGCCGCTGCACCTGATCGAAGTGCAGTCCGGCAGCTACCTGGGCGAAGACGATATCGTGCGCTACGAAGATGTCTACAAACGCGTCTAAGCCCGCATGCAACGCCAGGGCGACGGTTCTGGCGTTCCGAGGTTTTCATCGACCAGCACAGGCCAGCCACTCCGCTTTGAAATACCTGCTCATCCCCTTGCTCGCCAGCGTCCTGCTGCCGGCCGACGCCCGCGCCCAGTTTGTCGCCCCCGCCATGTCGCCGGCGCTATCGGCCGGGCAGCTGGCGCTGGTGGTCAACGACGATGAGCCCAATAGCGTGGCCATCGCCGACTATTATCGGCAGGCGCGCAATATACCGGCTGCCAATATCGTTCACGTGCGCATCGCCAATCGTCCGCATAAGCTCAGCGCCGTCGAGTTCGCCACTCTGAAAAAGCAGATCGACAGCCAGCTCAGCCCTGAAATCCAGGCCGTGCTGATGGTCTGGACGGCGCCGTACGCCGTCGAATGCAATTCCATCACTTCCGCCTACACCCTGGGCGTCGATGCGGGACTGTGCGCGCGCAGCTGCGGCGCGAGCCAGCCCAGCCCCTATTTCAATGCCGCACACGGCCTGCCGTATGCGCAATACAAGATGCGCCTGAGCATGCTGTTGCCCACCGAATCGGTGGCGCAGGCGCGCGAGCTGATCGAGCGTGGCGTCAGCGCCGGTTTTCGCCTGCAGGAAGCGAATGCGTATTATTTGACGACCGGTGAAACGGCGCGCAACAGCCGTGCGCCGTTTTTTCCGCCGGCAGGACGTTTGCCGACAAAAAAACTGAACATCAAGCGCCTGCGCGCCGACGAGCTCGACGGCGCAACGGACATCATGGTCTACCAGACGGGCATGGCGCGCGTGGCCAAGCTCGACACGCTCAAGTTTGCACCGGGCGCGCTGGCCGATCATTTGACGTCGTATGGCGGCGACTTGTTGGGAACGGCGCAGATGAGCAGCTTGCGCTGGCTCGAGGCGGGCGCCACGGCCAGTTATGGTAGCGTTAGCGAACCGTGTAATTACTGGCAGAAGTTTCCGCAGCCGACGGTGCTGCTGCAGCGCTATCTGTCCGGTGATACGGCGATCGAGGCTTACTGGAAGAGCGTGGCCTGGCCGGCGCAGGGCATCTTCATCGGCGAACCGTTGAGTACGCCATACCGACGCTGACACATATTAGCGGCTGCGGCGGCGCAGCGCCAGGCTGACGAGGGCCAGTCCGGCCAGCAGCATGGCCCAGGTGGACGCTTCCGGGATGGCCGGGATATTCGGATCGGTCGGCGTCACTACCGGTGGCGTGACGATGGGCGGCGTCACGACGGGCGTCCCTGGCGTCTCGACGCCCGCGACGGGCGGATTGGTGCCAAACACGCCAGGGTCGCCGGAAGCGCCGCCAGTGGCGCCCGGGCTGACGAAGCTGGCAGCTGCCAGGCGTTCGGTGCCGCCAGCATTCGCCGCAGGCCAGCCGACCCAGCCAGCCGGCGCGAATGGCTGCAAGGTTGATGCTGCATTGAAACTATCCGTGCCCGTGCTGGTCAAGGCGCCAGGTATGGTGGCGAGCGGACGGCTGCTCACGCTGCTAAACTCCAGTGCATCCGATGGCAAGCGTTTGACGCCCGTCCTGGCGTCGTCGCTGGGCAGGCTGCGGTGGTAGGCGGCATCGTCACCGACGCTGCTGACCTCGCCTGGAGCGACGCCATCATTCTTGAATTCATCGTAATTGATATCGCCATTGGACAGGCTGCACGGGCTGCTCACGCCTTCCATGCTGACGCCGGATGCGCCCTGGCCCTGCGCTTTCGTGTTTCCATCTTGCATGGACTGCGAGCAATTTGGTTTTTTGCCAGGCGGCACGGCTTGCGGATTGACATAGTAACCAGCGTAGGTATTCGCCTGGGCCGGCAGCAGGGGCAGCAGCAGAGATCCTGCAAGCAACAGTGTGGAATATGAAGGGTAGTTATTTTTTCTCATGATCAATCTTTCCTATCTCTGCTGTTTGCCCGTTGCCGCGGCTGCTGTTTGCCGCCATCTGTTTACTTAGCGCAAACAGATGGTAGCATACTTGCACTCTACGCAATTTCTCATAGCTTATTTTTATTATCATTTCATACAGTTCTGCATACTTTTATGCAACAAAATATTGTGTGATAGGCCAGCTTGGCATTCCTGTACGTGCAAACTGCATGCATTCCCGTCAACTTTTGTCATCAAGCTGTCACGCTTGAATATTACTATGAATTAATAGTAAAAAGACTATTTGATTGATCAATGTTATTGCCTGAAATTCAACGCCGCCTGCTGGTATTGGCAGACCGGAACTTTAAATTTCCACCAGGAATTTTTATGAGAAATAGTTACACGCCGGCTCGCTCTGCATTGCCCGGACTGTCCCTGCGCGCCGCGCCGTGGCGCCTGACCCTGATGGCCGGCTTGCTGTCGTCGCTGGGCATGCCGGCACTGGCCGCTTCCGATATCGTCATCAGCCAGGTGTATGGCGGTGGCGGCAATACGGGTGCGCTGTACCGCAACGATTTCATTGAATTATTCAACCGTGGCGCCAGTCCCGTGAACTTGAGCAACTGGAGCGTGCAATACGGCGCCGCAGCTAATACGAGCTGGTCCGTGACGGCCTTGCCGGCTATCGATTTGCAACCTGGCCAGTATTTGCTGGTCCAGCAAGCCAAGGGCGCGGGCGGCACGCAAGACTTGCCCACGCCCGATGCCTCGGGCAGTCTGAGCATGTCGGGCACGACCGGCAAGGTGCTGTTAAGCAATAGCAAGACGGCCCAGGTGGGCGCCAGCCCCTCGGGCGCCGCCGTCATCGACCTGGTCGGCTTCGGCACGGCCAACGGTTTCGAGGGCAATCTGGCGCCCGCGCCGTCGAATACGCTGGCGATCCTGCGCGCCAACGGCGGCTGCAGCGATACGGACGACAACGGCGTGGACTTCGCCAGCGGCAGCGTGACGCCGCGCAACACGGCCTCGCCGCGCAATGCCTGCGGCGGCCCCGTGGTGCACCAGATCATTACCAACTGCCCCGCCAGCCTGGCCTTGGCCGAGGGCAATAGCGGCAACGCCGTGCTGCGCGCTGCCGATGTCGATGGCGTCGTGAATGCCGCCATCTTGAGTTCGCCCGCCGTGGCCGGCATCAGCCTGGCCAGTTTCAGCGCGGCCGGCGTGGCGGGCGAGAGCGCCAGCGTGAACTTGCTGGTGGCCGCCGGCGTGCCGGTGGGCAATTATCCCGTCATCGTGAATTTCAGCAACGACCAGCAGCAGACAGCCTCGTGCAAGGTGGACGTGGCCGTGCAGGGCCTGGCTGCCATCAGCCACACGATTGCGCAAATCCAGGGCAGCGGCGCGGCCAGCCCGTACGCCAATTCCGTGCAGACGACCGAGGGCGTGGTGACACTGAAAGTGGGGACCGGCTTCTTCCTCCAGGATGCGGCCGGCGATGGCGACCCGTCGACGTCGGACGGCATCTTCGTGTACACGGGCGCGACGGCCACCAGCGTGCGGCCGGGCGAACTGGTGCGCGTGACGGGCACGGTGTTTGAATACACGCCCACGGGCGCAAAGAATTCCTACACGGAATTGAAAGACGTGACGGCCATCCTGACGCAAAGCGCGGGCCACAGCATCGTGCCGACGAATGTGACCTTGCCCAACGACAACCTGGCGGCCGTGGAAGGCATGCTGGTGCGCTTCACGCAACCGTTGACCGTGTCGCAGAACGCCTACCTCGGCGCGCGCGGCGAATTGACCCTGTCGGCCGGACGGCGCGAAGTGCCGACCAACCGCTACCCGGCCGGCTCAAACGAAGCGCAAGCCTTGATCGCGGCCAATGCGCACAACCTGATCGTGCTCGATGATGGCATCTTCGTTGCACCGCCCACCATTCCTTACATCGGCCAGGATGGCACCGTGCGCAGCGGCGATACGGTGGCCGACTTGACGGGCGTGGTCGACTTTGGCGCCATCGGCGGTGGCGGCGCCGCGTACAAACTGCAGCCGACGCAAGCGCCGCAGTTTTCGCGCGACAACCCGCGTGCGGCCAGCCCGGAATTGCCTGTTGGTAACGTCAAGGTGGCCAGCGCCAATGTGCTCAATTTCTTCACGACCTTTACGAATGGCAGCAACGTGTTTGGCCAGACGGGGCAGGGCTGTACCGTGGGCACGTCGACAAGCAAGAGCAATTGCCGCGGTGCCGACAACCTGGCTGAGTTCGTGCGCCAGCGCGACAAGATCGTCGCCGAACTCCAAGCCATCGATGCCGACGTGGTGGGTTTGATGGAAATCCAGAACAATGGCGAGACGGCCGTCACCTACCTGGTCGAGCAACTGAATGCGGCCATCGGCGCCGTGAGCTATGCCGTGGTGCCGAAACCGGCCGCCACCGGCACGGATGCCATCCGCGTGGCGATGATTTACAAGCCGGCCAAGCTGGGCCTGGTGGGCGGCGCCTTGTCGGATGCCAATGCCATCAACAACCGTCCGCCGATGGCGCAAACCTTCCGTGCCGGCAATGGCGAGAAATTCTCGCTGATCGTCAATCACTTGAAATCGAAGGGCAGCTGCCCGTCGGGCGGGGTGGACGCGGACCAGAACGATAGCCAGAGTTGCTGGAACGCCACGCGCGTGCAGCAGGCGCAGCGGCTGGTGGGCAGTTTCGTGCCGCAAGTGGCGGCCGCTGCCGGCGATGCGGATGTGCTGGTCATCGGCGACCTCAATTCGTATGGCGCGGAAGACCCGATCCAGGTCATCACGGACGCCGGCTTCGTCAACGAACTTGAGCGTTTCGTGCGCCCGTCCGGCATGCCGTATTCGTATGTGTTTGGCGGCCAGAGCGGCTACCTCGACCATGCGCTGGCCAGCGCTTCGCTGAGCCCGCAAGTGGCCGGTGTGGCCGAATGGCATGTCAATGCCGACGAGCCGGAAGTGATCGACTACAACATCGATGCGGCCAAGCCGCAAGACTTGTACACCGCCTTGCCGTACCGCGCCTCGGATCACGACCCCGTCGTCGTCAGCCTGGACTTGCAGCCCGCCTACCGCGACATCACGGCCGCCGTGGCGCAAGCCAGCTCGGGCCTGGCGTTCAACCGCGCGACGCAGAAATACACGGGTACGTTCGCCTTCACCAATACGGGCACGAGCACGCTCAGCGGCCCATTCCAGGTGGTGTTTGGCGGCTTGCCGGCTGGCGTAAGCCTGGCCAACGCCACGGGCAGCCATGCGGGCGCCGCCTACGTCACCGTCAACGCGGCCAGCCTGCCGCCGGGCGCGACGGCTTCGTTTGCCGTCAGTTTTACCAATCCGTCGAAAGTGACGATCAATTACTCGGCCAGCATCTTCGCCGGCAACTTCTAAGGACATCACCATGTTTGCAACGACACTCAACCGTACCTTGCGCCACGCCGTGCTGGCCGCCTTGCTTGCCGGCAGCTCCAGCCTGGCGCTGGCGGCTCCGCTCAGTTACCACGTGGAAATCGACACCAGCGCCTTTTCCGGCGCCGGCTTCCTCGACTTTGCCTTCATCGCCGGCAACAGCCCCGCACCGGGCGCCAGTGCCGTGCTGAGCAATTTCTCGGGCGCGTTCGGCGCGCTGGCATCGCAGGAAGGCAATGTCAGCGGCAGCGTGCCAGGCACCTTGACCTTCGGCAATAGTGGGGCCTACAACGACTGGTTCCACAACGTGACCCTGGGCGGCAAGTTCGCATTCAACGTGGTCTTCGGCGGCGACTTCCTGAACACGGCCGGCAACGCGGGCACGACCTTTGGCGTGGGCTTGCTCGACTACACAGGCACCACTTACCTGGGCAATGCAAATGGTAACCTGGTGCAGTTCGAACTGACGCCGGTCAATGGCGGCTTGCCCGCCAGCATTGCCGGCAGCACCTATGCCAGCATCGCGTCGATCTCGGCCGTACCGGAAGCCTCGGAATGGATGATGCTGACGGGCGGCCTGGCGCTGATCGGCTTTGCCTTGCGCCGCCGCCAGCGTCTGCCAGCGGCGTAAGCACCGGCGCTGCCGGCCCGGGCCAGGCTTCAGCGCTGCGCATCGGGCACGCTGCGCGCACCGCTGTCATTGACATGCTCTTCGGTGCTGGGCGAGACGCGCGCGACGAGGGGGCTGGCGCGCAGGCGCTTGACCTCGGCTGGCGTGAGCAGGGCGGCAAAGCCGTTCAGCGTGGCCGTGTAGTGGTGTTGCACGCTGGCCTCGGGCACCAGCGCCAGCACGGCGCGCCGTTGCGCCTCGGCCTGCGTTGCCCGGGCTTCGCGCTGCGCCGCTGCCGGCAATTGCACGGGTAATTGCACAATATACGCCTGGCGCGCGGGGGCAGCCGATGGGCCCATGGCGCCAGCGAGAATGACCAGACCCAGATGGAATGCGGGCATGCGTGCTCCTTCGGTGCGCGGTGGCGGCATGCCACCCGTGCACGGATTGTACGCGTGCTGCGCGGCAGGCGGCGCGTGCGGCGCAACGTGGCGTCTTGCGCAAGCTCAAGCTTCTTTGCTGAAATTTTGTTATTTACAATACAAAGAAAAGATTGTCTTAACCATAAGCGGCATGGTAGCCTGATATGCATCAGGCAA
Above is a genomic segment from Janthinobacterium sp. 64 containing:
- a CDS encoding lipopolysaccharide biosynthesis protein; its protein translation is MSESKAEGDVKAPGMASGSFWAVLDNLAQQGLSFIIFAILARLLNPAEFGLLTIAHLFILFSRLVVLDALAMPVIRAKEPDDGAYSALFWRCTAAGLLLCACMFLSAGPVSALFSAPSLAPVLQGMSLSILFFGMVRSYEARLVRQMKFKQLAIRSTVSVMLGGVLGIALAYHGWGAMSLVVQQVMAAGLALLLVVLQSGWLPSLAWRARPSRYWHDVRQVSVSGILSFANSNGDSLLVSIFLGPYATGLYNLAKRLTSAVYLVITASLLRVSLPVFAAASGKPEQLRQAYLQLLAMMLFLMLPMLLFQAALAEPLVATVFGQKWLPASSTIAALALLYCLSSVAELNNYVLFALGHSRWPPLLGILQLSLAVILAACFSQYGLLAMSLSFAAAYLLMLPWSQHLACKAMDLPWTSFLVALQPVLAGAAALLLTLYAMARWWQGSAIVLLVLALFAGAIAYLLPMLLLGRALRGTAGGFDPFSLLRQLRNLKHRGAAAD
- a CDS encoding acyltransferase family protein; amino-acid sequence: MNKKIDSISGLAGFAALMVIYAHMGSEGFLRLSHHFNNLGVMIFFSLSGFLLSYLYIDKKFCAEDVTAYSLARFTRIAPAYLFTILASFVIFTFFDPQFEYQIGTHNLLRHLLFIGNESVFWTIGPQVQFYVLFLLLWSATAHYVSTKNAMPLIFIVFACVLLIMLRRSLPGTFVGANLHYFAFGVLAGVVRRKMHIEFHQPQLINIIHVSLLLLFLGVECGIIELSERMTHDNLSTMAMAVLVAFFIFVFSFDSLSARLLFGNPLLRLMGSLSFSLYLLHMPVLYWVKKLYPDDIAHPVVVALTFMLIIALATLYFYTVERYCALAVKNLGKKYAGRIEGMFTRLGVKHKATVS
- a CDS encoding glycosyltransferase; translation: MKILLVCAAFPPRGKGGGPEGSFMIASGLLAQGHEVRVVTVGDAAGVEQYKGVEVHIVRSPNVYWDYFFTKRPAALKMLWHVLENFNPRAYWRLRPHVKAFRPDVVMTVSIENINVATWLLARMHKVPVVHVIQSYFLACWRGGLFRNGANCTGQCGSCKVLSVGKKPMSHLVDGVFGETRFVVDQHLQLGYFKHATSAVIPGPVFPIAGRVPKARDGKLVVGYMGVLAPHKGVDVLADAARLMGPNSNVRFLIGGTGEDEAYVASLREKFGDADVEFMGWVKPDDVYPLFDVLVVPSKWKEPFGRIVVEALAYGVPVICARSGGIAESIRENENGYTFASGQHDELITLLRDVLEPDEPARMRLAQNALQHSHRFDIGTIAARISDFVSATVASYKARP
- a CDS encoding WecB/TagA/CpsF family glycosyltransferase, which translates into the protein MEAPETINISRFPVLSTTREWLAQHLLGVIARGEKTALFFANTNFIVKNRFVLEADPSRRYLIVNDGVGMDIAARLMQGRRFAANLNGTDFTPYLFGQSAQPLRVFMLGAQPDILARAVTHVRTVLGQDVVGSCDGHAGIGSAPDLVRQINATRAQVVLVAMGNPIQERWILAHQDGLDANVLVGVGALFDFWSGGKRRAPAFVQRIHMEWFYRLLQEPRRLLRRYTWDILVFLRECVRYR
- a CDS encoding sugar phosphate nucleotidyltransferase is translated as MKAMILAAGKGTRVRPLTYDLPKPMIPILGKPVMAYLIEHLAKYGVRDIMVNVSYLHEKIEEYFGDGHQYGVQIGYSFEGYMTDAGVVVPQPIGSAGGMKKIQEFGGFFDDTTIVLCGDAVINLDIQSALFEHRRKGALASVITREVPWDKVSSYGVVVSDKDGRIKAFQEKPSQETALSNHVSTGIYIFEPAVLDLIPKDTVFDIGSDLFPLLAEKGLPFYAQSRTFSWIDIGNIKDYWEVSQSVMMGEVAHMDVPGVQLEEGIWVGLNTSIEWEGTHIEGPVYIGSGCKIEAGATIIGPTWIGHGSHICSGARVVRSVLFEYTRVLQNIALEEVIVFKEYSVDRNGDMKHVSECLTDQWSNARDRRSKRRSPVELALLK